A single Anopheles funestus chromosome 2RL, idAnoFuneDA-416_04, whole genome shotgun sequence DNA region contains:
- the LOC125761834 gene encoding tyrosine-protein phosphatase 10D isoform X1 has translation MQSAALERRKKMQPPTQHNHKQRERSGPARKSVEQRGTGRRKIVAPTGSNMRLTSALGVRELFLSTFLVVLVLAQQCNGADLVIEIPGNQGLDDSFYRLDYYPPIGNPASNATIPSRDVGDEIQFTNGLPGTRYNFWLYYTNSTHKDWLTWTVSITTAPDPPANLTVIPRSGKNVIINWSPPAQGNYSSFKLKILGLSDNFATNQTVAIEDNQFQYMVRDLTPGATYQVQAYTLYDGKESVAYTSRNFTTKRYRHKDLLDIKILREPNTPGKFIVWFRNETTLLVLWQPPYPAGIYTHYKVSIEPPDALGSVLYVQKEGEPPGPAQAAFKGLVPGRAYNISVQTMSEDEISLPTTAQYRTVPLRPMNVTFDKKSITENSFKVMWEAPKGTSEFDKYQVSLSTSRRQQAVLRNDNENMAWLEFKENLDPGKTYQVVVKTVSGKVTSWPASGDVTLKPLPVKQLQSSTDSKTGVITISWKPDELSTQDEYRISYHELETNNGDSSTMSTNQTLFALETLLPGRNYSVTVQALSRKMESNETVIFVVTRPSSPIIEDLKSIREGLNISWKSDVNSKQDKYEVTYTRNDTNDGKTVLTTESRLVFTNLYPGAGYEVKVFAVSHGLRSEPHSYFQAVYPNPPRNMTIEKVTSNSVLVHWKPPERSEFTEYSIRYRTESEKQWIRLPSVKATEADVTDMTPGEKYTIQVNTVSYGVESPNPQQVNQTVRPNPVSNIAPLVDSNNITLEFPRPEGRVETYIIHWWPTEQPEQVSMKNFTETSTILPYPGTLSDDEKVVEEPPLVRLLIGDLMSGVMYNFKIQTISYGLTSDLTKLQTRTMPLIQSEVVIVNNMHTRDTVTLSYTPTPQQSSKFDLYRFSLGDPSIPDKEKLANDTDRKVTFTGLTPGRLYNITVWTVSGKVSSQPIQRQDRMFPDPITMLEATSINDTWIALKWDIPKGEYTSFEVQYLMNDSHYVQNYTVNNHITITDLKPHRNYTITVVVRSGTESSVLRVSLPISANFQTKEALPGRMDKFAPVDIQPSEITFEWSLPPNEQNGIIRQFTITYGLDGSQHTQVKDFRPNELRGSIKGLQPGKSYVFRIQAKTAIGYGPEHIWKQKMPILAPPKPETQVVPTEVGSSATTIEIRFRKHYFSDQNGVVTTYTIIIAEDDSKNASGLEMPSWRDVQSYSVWPPYQVIEPYYPFKNSSVEDFTIGTENCDAKKTGYCNGPLKSGTTYKVKVRAFTAPDKFTDTAYSYPIRTALLSVDAQDNTSLIVSITVPLLIIAMLVVLVLFLRRRRHTGRKTTEQRTNDNMSLPDSTIETSRPVLVKNFAEHYRMMSADSDFRFSEEFEELKHVGRDQPCTFADLPCNRPKNRFTNILPYDHSRFKLQPVDDEEGSDYINANYVPGHNSPREFIVTQGPLHSTRDDFWRMCWESNSRAIVMLTRTFEKGREKCDHYWPHDTVPVYYGDIKVTLLNDSHYPDWVITEFMMTRGEQQRIIRHFHFTTWPDFGVPNPPQTLARFVRAFRERVGPDQRPIVVHCSAGVGRSGTFITLDRILQQIQVSDYVDIFGIVWAMRKERVWMVQTEQQYICIHQCLLVVLEGKEGTEREIHDNQGYEEPRDDDDQQSEEQLLIENRSDDDLDEMAERAQHQENGTSSGGLETHELDRRRSGTVEIIDNELAMIEQPNFTTGETTEEELLDDEEEVEVTVDGLMVVSRIQSHAGSTVAPTVDGSHQQQQQQQLHSSSNNDRDQPSSGHDERSISSNGTNSNNSANSGYESSPHKRRSMPATSQERVHDRRSLSFSTGGGEIITKVDPSNVDSLQQQQTHPGGGQLQQQQILPPAQQQQQQQHAHQPTVGGGKLWKEER, from the exons CAATGTAACGGTGCGGATCTTGTTATAGAAATACCGGGCAACCAAGGTTTAGATGATTCATTTTACCGGCTTGACTACTACCCACCGATCGGCAATCCGGCATCGAATGCAACGATACCATCGCGAGACGTCGGTGATGAGATACAGTTCACGAACGGGCTGCCCGGCACGCGTTACAACTTCTGGCTGTACTACACAAACTCCACCCACAAGGACTGGCTGACGTGGACGGTATCGATCACGACGGCACCTGATCCACCGGCCAACCTAACCGTGATACCGCGCAGTGGCAAAAATGTCATCATAAACTGGAGTCCACCGGCGCAGGGCAACTATTCGTCATTTAAGCTGAAGATTCTGGGACTTTCGGACAACTTCGCCACCAACCAGACGGTCGCGATCGAGGACAATCAATTCCAGTATATGGTGCGGGATCTAACGCCCGGTGCCACGTACCAGGTTCAGGCATATACGCTTTACGATGGCAAAGAGTCGGTGGCGTACACGAGCCGCAACTTCACTACGA AGCGCTATCGGCACAAAGATCTGCTGGACATTAAGATTCTGCGAG AGCCTAATACGCCGGGAAAGTTTATCGTGTGGTTCCGTAATGAAACAACGCTGCTGGTACTGTGGCAACCGCCCTATCCGGCCGGGATATACACCCACTACAAGGTATCGATCGAACCACCGGATGCACTCGGCAGTGTGCTGTACGTGCAGAAGGAAGGTGAACCGCCCGGTCCGGCGCAAGCAGCCTTCAAAGGACTCGTACCGGGCAGAGCCTACAACATATCCGTGCAAACAATGTCTGAAGATGAGATATCGCTACCGACCACCGCACAGTACCGTACCGTCCCGTTACGCCCGATGAATGTAACGTTCGACAAAAAGTCCATCACAGAAAACTCGTTCAAAGTGATGTGGGAAGCGCCAAAGGGCACAAGCGAGTTCGACAAATATCAGGTCTCACTGTCCACGTCCCGGCGGCAGCAAGCCGTTCTGCGAAATGACAATGAAAATATGGCATGGCTAGAGTTCAAGGAAAATCTCGACCCGGGCAAAACGTACCAGGTGGTGGTGAAGACCGTTTCGGGGAAGGTAACGTCCTGGCCCGCCAGCGGTGACGTTACGCTGAAACCGCTCCCCGTGAAGCAATTGCAATCGTCCACCGATAGCAAAACGGGCGTTATTACCATCTCCTGGAAGCCGGACGAGCTGAGCACACAGGACGAGTACCGCATTAGCTATCACGAGCTGGAAACGAATAATGGCGATTCGAGCACGATGAGCACCAATCAAACCTTGTTTGCGCTGGAAACGCTACTTCCGGGGCGGAACTATTCCGTCACCGTGCAGGCACTGTCGCGTAAGATGGAATCCAACGAAACGGTGATCTTCGTTGTCACGCGACCCTCGTCACCCATCATTGAGGATCTGAAATCTATCCGCGAGGGGTTGAACATTAGCTGGAAGAGTGATGTGAACTCGAAGCAGGACAAATACGAGGTAACCTACACACGGAACGATACCAACGATGGGAAGACGGTACTGACGACGGAGAGTCGGCTGGTATTTACGAATCTCTATCCCGGCGCCGGTTATGAGGTGAAGGTATTTGCTGTGAGTCATGGACTGCGCAGTGAACCACATTCCTACTTCCAGGCTGTTT ATCCAAACCCACCGAGAAATATGACGATCGAGAAGGTAACGAGCAATTCGGTGCTCGTACATTGGAAACCACCGGAGCGTTCGGAATTCACCGAATACTCAATACGGTACCGAACGGAAAGTGAGAAGCAATGGATTCGGTTACCATCTGTGAAAGCTACCGAGGCGGACGTTACTGATATGACGCCGGGTGAAAAGTACACCATACAGGTGAATACCGTAAGCTACGGTGTGGAAAGTCCCAATCCGCAGCAGGTTAATCAAACGGTACGACCGAACCCGGTGTCCAATATTGCTCCGCTGGTAGACTCCAACAATATTACACTGGAGTTCCCACGACCGGAGGGCCGCGTTGAAACGTACATCATACATTGGTGGCCAACGGAACAACCGGAGCAAGTGTCGATGAAGAATTTCACCGAAACTAGCACAA TATTACCATATCCTGGAACACTGAGTGACGATGAAAAGGTGGTGGAGGAACCTCCTCTTGTACGACTTCTGATTGGAGATTTGATGTCCGGGGTGATGTACAACTTTAAAATCCAAACCATATCGTACGGTTTGACGAGCGATCTTACTAAGCTGCAGACGCGAACGATGCCACTGATCCAATCGGAAGTGGTGATCGTAAACAATATGCACACCCGTGACACGGTTACACTTAGCTACACGCCCACACCGCAGCAATCGTCAAAGTTTGATCTGTATCGATTCTCGCTGGGAGATCCCAGCATTCCAGATAAGGAAAAGTTAGCGAACGACACGGACCGGAAGGTAACGTTCACCGGACTCACTCCAGGTCGGCTGTATAACATCACTGTCTGGACCGTGAGTGGAAAGGTGTCGAGTCAACCGATCCAGCGACAGGATCGTATGTTCCCCGATCCGATTACTATGCTAGAGGCAACTAGCATCAATGATACCTGGATTGCGCTGAAATGGGACATTCCGAAAGGAGAGTACACATCGTTCGAGGTTCAGTATCTGATGAACGATTCGCACTACGTGCAGAACTACACGGTTAACAATCACATTACCATTACCGATCTAAAACCGCACCGTAACTATACCATTACGGTGGTAGTCCGTTCCGGAACAGAATCGAGTGTGCTACGGGTTAGTCTGCCGATTTCGGCGAACTTCCAAACCAAGGAAGCACTACCGGGCAGGATGGATAAGTTTGCTCCGGTTGACATTCAACCGAGTGAAATTACCTTCGAGTGGTCATTGCCACCTAACGAACAAAATGGCATAATACGCCAGTTTACCATCACGTACGGGTTGGATGGTTCGCAGCACACGCAGGTTAAGGACTTCCGACCGAATGAGCTGCGCGGTTCGATCAAAGGACTGCAGCCCGGCAAATCGTACGTGTTCCGCATCCAGGCCAAAACGGCTATTGGCTATGGGCCGGAACACATCTGGAAGCAGAAGATGCCAATTCTAGCACCACCGAAACCCGAAACGCAAGTGGTTCCGACGGAAGTCGGCAGTAGCGCTACAACGATTGAAATACGCTTCCGCAAGCATTATTTCAGCGATCAGAATGGAGTCGTGACCACGTACACGATAATAATTGCCGAAGATGATTCGAAGAATGCATCCGGGTTGGAGATGCCTAGCTGGCGCGATGTGCAATCGTACAGTGTGTGGCCACCGTATCAGGTTATCGAACCGTACTATCCGTTCAAGAACAGCTCGGTGGAAGATTTCACTATCGGCACGGAGAACTGTGATGCGAAGAAGACGGGTTACTGCAATGGTCCGCTGAAATCAGGCACCACGTACAAGGTGAAGGTGCGAGCATTCACTGCACCGGATAAGTTCACCGATACGGCTTACAGTTATCCCATCCGTACAG CTCTTCTTTCGGTGGATG CTCAGGACAATACGTCGCTCATCGTCTCCATCACAGTGCCATTATTGATCATTGCAATGCTGGTTGTCTTGGTACTGTTCCTCCGTCGACGACGACACACCGGTCGAAAAACCACCGAACAACGGACCAATGACAATATGTCCCTTCCGGACAGTACCATCGAAACGAGTCGTCCAGTGTTGGTAAAGAATTTTGCCGAACACTATCGCATGATGTCAGCTGATTCCGATTTTAG ATTTAGTGAAGAGTTTGAAGAACTTAAACATGTCGGCCGCGACCAACCATGCACATTCGCGGATCTACCGTGCAATAGGCCTAAGAATCGATTTACCAACATTTTACCATATGACCATTCCCGATTTAAACTACAACCCGTAGACGATGAGGAAGGCTCGGACTATATCAACGCTAACTATGTGCCG GGTCATAACTCTCCGAGAGAATTTATTGTGACGCAAGGTCCGTTACATTCGACGCGGGACGATTTCTGGCGAATGTGCTGGGAAAGCAATTCGCGTGCAATTGTGATGCTGACGCGCACCTTTGAGAAAGGTCGCGAGAAGTGCGATCACTACTGGCCGCACGATACCGTACCAGTATATTACGGTGATATTAAAGTGACACTACTTAACGATAGCCATTACCCTGATTGGGTCATCACCGAGTTTATGATGACAAGA GGTGAGCAACAGCGTATCATACGCCATTTCCACTTCACGACGTGGCCCGACTTTGGTGTGCCAAATCCTCCTCAAACGCTCGCACGATTCGTGCGAGCCTTCCGCGAACGTGTTGGGCCCGACCAGCGACCGATCGTGGTGCACTGTAGTGCCGGTGTCGGTCGATCGGGCACCTTCATCACACTGGACAGAATATTGCAGCAAATACAGGTGTCCGATTACGTTGACATCTTTGGCATCGTCTGGGCAATGCGAAAAG AACGTGTCTGGATGGTACAAACGGAGCAGCAATATATATGTATTCATCAGTGTTTGCTGGTCGTGCTCGAGGGTAAGGAGGGCACGGAGCGTGAAATTCACGACAATCAGGGCTACGAAG AGCCCCGAGATGACGATGATCAACAGTCGGAAGAGCAGCTACTAATAGAAAATCGTTCAGACGATGATCTGGATGAGATGGCGGAACGTGCGCAGCATCAAGAGAATGGCACTTCTTCGGGTGGTCTAGAAACTCATGAACTAGATCGGCGAAGAAGTGGAACTGTTGAGATAATCGACAATGAATTGGCCATGATAGAACAGCCCAATTTTACTACGGGAGAAACGACTGAAGAGGAGCTGCTAGATGATGAGGAAGAAGTTGAGGTAACAGTTGATGGGTTGATGGTTGTGTCGAGAATACAGTCACATGCTGGTTCCACCGTGGCACCCACCGTTGATGGAtcacatcagcagcaacagcagcaacagctgcaCTCTAGCAGCAATAATGATCGTGATCAGCCCTCATCCGGGCATGATGAACGTTCTATTAGTAGCAATGGAACAAATAGCAATAACAGTGCCAACAGTGGGTATGAATCCAGCCCACACAAACGTCGTTCAATGCCGGCAACCAGCCAAGAGCGGGTGCATGATCGACGATCGCTAAGCTTCTCCACCGGTGGAGGAGAAATCATTACCAAAGTGGACCCATCGAATGTAGATTctctgcaacagcagcaaacccaCCCAGGAGGAGGacaactgcagcagcaacaaatcctTCCACcggcacagcagcagcagcagcaacaacacgcCCATCAGCCAACGGTCGGTGGTGGGAAGCTGTGGAAGGAAGAAAGATGA
- the LOC125761834 gene encoding tyrosine-protein phosphatase 10D isoform X6, with amino-acid sequence MQSAALERRKKMQPPTQHNHKQRERSGPARKSVEQRGTGRRKIVAPTGSNMRLTSALGVRELFLSTFLVVLVLAQQCNGADLVIEIPGNQGLDDSFYRLDYYPPIGNPASNATIPSRDVGDEIQFTNGLPGTRYNFWLYYTNSTHKDWLTWTVSITTAPDPPANLTVIPRSGKNVIINWSPPAQGNYSSFKLKILGLSDNFATNQTVAIEDNQFQYMVRDLTPGATYQVQAYTLYDGKESVAYTSRNFTTKRYRHKDLLDIKILREPNTPGKFIVWFRNETTLLVLWQPPYPAGIYTHYKVSIEPPDALGSVLYVQKEGEPPGPAQAAFKGLVPGRAYNISVQTMSEDEISLPTTAQYRTVPLRPMNVTFDKKSITENSFKVMWEAPKGTSEFDKYQVSLSTSRRQQAVLRNDNENMAWLEFKENLDPGKTYQVVVKTVSGKVTSWPASGDVTLKPLPVKQLQSSTDSKTGVITISWKPDELSTQDEYRISYHELETNNGDSSTMSTNQTLFALETLLPGRNYSVTVQALSRKMESNETVIFVVTRPSSPIIEDLKSIREGLNISWKSDVNSKQDKYEVTYTRNDTNDGKTVLTTESRLVFTNLYPGAGYEVKVFAVSHGLRSEPHSYFQAVYPNPPRNMTIEKVTSNSVLVHWKPPERSEFTEYSIRYRTESEKQWIRLPSVKATEADVTDMTPGEKYTIQVNTVSYGVESPNPQQVNQTVRPNPVSNIAPLVDSNNITLEFPRPEGRVETYIIHWWPTEQPEQVSMKNFTETSTILPYPGTLSDDEKVVEEPPLVRLLIGDLMSGVMYNFKIQTISYGLTSDLTKLQTRTMPLIQSEVVIVNNMHTRDTVTLSYTPTPQQSSKFDLYRFSLGDPSIPDKEKLANDTDRKVTFTGLTPGRLYNITVWTVSGKVSSQPIQRQDRMFPDPITMLEATSINDTWIALKWDIPKGEYTSFEVQYLMNDSHYVQNYTVNNHITITDLKPHRNYTITVVVRSGTESSVLRVSLPISANFQTKEALPGRMDKFAPVDIQPSEITFEWSLPPNEQNGIIRQFTITYGLDGSQHTQVKDFRPNELRGSIKGLQPGKSYVFRIQAKTAIGYGPEHIWKQKMPILAPPKPETQVVPTEVGSSATTIEIRFRKHYFSDQNGVVTTYTIIIAEDDSKNASGLEMPSWRDVQSYSVWPPYQVIEPYYPFKNSSVEDFTIGTENCDAKKTGYCNGPLKSGTTYKVKVRAFTAPDKFTDTAYSYPIRTALLSVDAQDNTSLIVSITVPLLIIAMLVVLVLFLRRRRHTGRKTTEQRTNDNMSLPDSTIETSRPVLVKNFAEHYRMMSADSDFRFSEEFEELKHVGRDQPCTFADLPCNRPKNRFTNILPYDHSRFKLQPVDDEEGSDYINANYVPGHNSPREFIVTQGPLHSTRDDFWRMCWESNSRAIVMLTRTFEKGREKCDHYWPHDTVPVYYGDIKVTLLNDSHYPDWVITEFMMTRGEQQRIIRHFHFTTWPDFGVPNPPQTLARFVRAFRERVGPDQRPIVVHCSAGVGRSGTFITLDRILQQIQVSDYVDIFGIVWAMRKERVWMVQTEQQYICIHQCLLVVLEGKEGTEREIHDNQGYEDESILNQTIYGHLSDSQVRLTSV; translated from the exons CAATGTAACGGTGCGGATCTTGTTATAGAAATACCGGGCAACCAAGGTTTAGATGATTCATTTTACCGGCTTGACTACTACCCACCGATCGGCAATCCGGCATCGAATGCAACGATACCATCGCGAGACGTCGGTGATGAGATACAGTTCACGAACGGGCTGCCCGGCACGCGTTACAACTTCTGGCTGTACTACACAAACTCCACCCACAAGGACTGGCTGACGTGGACGGTATCGATCACGACGGCACCTGATCCACCGGCCAACCTAACCGTGATACCGCGCAGTGGCAAAAATGTCATCATAAACTGGAGTCCACCGGCGCAGGGCAACTATTCGTCATTTAAGCTGAAGATTCTGGGACTTTCGGACAACTTCGCCACCAACCAGACGGTCGCGATCGAGGACAATCAATTCCAGTATATGGTGCGGGATCTAACGCCCGGTGCCACGTACCAGGTTCAGGCATATACGCTTTACGATGGCAAAGAGTCGGTGGCGTACACGAGCCGCAACTTCACTACGA AGCGCTATCGGCACAAAGATCTGCTGGACATTAAGATTCTGCGAG AGCCTAATACGCCGGGAAAGTTTATCGTGTGGTTCCGTAATGAAACAACGCTGCTGGTACTGTGGCAACCGCCCTATCCGGCCGGGATATACACCCACTACAAGGTATCGATCGAACCACCGGATGCACTCGGCAGTGTGCTGTACGTGCAGAAGGAAGGTGAACCGCCCGGTCCGGCGCAAGCAGCCTTCAAAGGACTCGTACCGGGCAGAGCCTACAACATATCCGTGCAAACAATGTCTGAAGATGAGATATCGCTACCGACCACCGCACAGTACCGTACCGTCCCGTTACGCCCGATGAATGTAACGTTCGACAAAAAGTCCATCACAGAAAACTCGTTCAAAGTGATGTGGGAAGCGCCAAAGGGCACAAGCGAGTTCGACAAATATCAGGTCTCACTGTCCACGTCCCGGCGGCAGCAAGCCGTTCTGCGAAATGACAATGAAAATATGGCATGGCTAGAGTTCAAGGAAAATCTCGACCCGGGCAAAACGTACCAGGTGGTGGTGAAGACCGTTTCGGGGAAGGTAACGTCCTGGCCCGCCAGCGGTGACGTTACGCTGAAACCGCTCCCCGTGAAGCAATTGCAATCGTCCACCGATAGCAAAACGGGCGTTATTACCATCTCCTGGAAGCCGGACGAGCTGAGCACACAGGACGAGTACCGCATTAGCTATCACGAGCTGGAAACGAATAATGGCGATTCGAGCACGATGAGCACCAATCAAACCTTGTTTGCGCTGGAAACGCTACTTCCGGGGCGGAACTATTCCGTCACCGTGCAGGCACTGTCGCGTAAGATGGAATCCAACGAAACGGTGATCTTCGTTGTCACGCGACCCTCGTCACCCATCATTGAGGATCTGAAATCTATCCGCGAGGGGTTGAACATTAGCTGGAAGAGTGATGTGAACTCGAAGCAGGACAAATACGAGGTAACCTACACACGGAACGATACCAACGATGGGAAGACGGTACTGACGACGGAGAGTCGGCTGGTATTTACGAATCTCTATCCCGGCGCCGGTTATGAGGTGAAGGTATTTGCTGTGAGTCATGGACTGCGCAGTGAACCACATTCCTACTTCCAGGCTGTTT ATCCAAACCCACCGAGAAATATGACGATCGAGAAGGTAACGAGCAATTCGGTGCTCGTACATTGGAAACCACCGGAGCGTTCGGAATTCACCGAATACTCAATACGGTACCGAACGGAAAGTGAGAAGCAATGGATTCGGTTACCATCTGTGAAAGCTACCGAGGCGGACGTTACTGATATGACGCCGGGTGAAAAGTACACCATACAGGTGAATACCGTAAGCTACGGTGTGGAAAGTCCCAATCCGCAGCAGGTTAATCAAACGGTACGACCGAACCCGGTGTCCAATATTGCTCCGCTGGTAGACTCCAACAATATTACACTGGAGTTCCCACGACCGGAGGGCCGCGTTGAAACGTACATCATACATTGGTGGCCAACGGAACAACCGGAGCAAGTGTCGATGAAGAATTTCACCGAAACTAGCACAA TATTACCATATCCTGGAACACTGAGTGACGATGAAAAGGTGGTGGAGGAACCTCCTCTTGTACGACTTCTGATTGGAGATTTGATGTCCGGGGTGATGTACAACTTTAAAATCCAAACCATATCGTACGGTTTGACGAGCGATCTTACTAAGCTGCAGACGCGAACGATGCCACTGATCCAATCGGAAGTGGTGATCGTAAACAATATGCACACCCGTGACACGGTTACACTTAGCTACACGCCCACACCGCAGCAATCGTCAAAGTTTGATCTGTATCGATTCTCGCTGGGAGATCCCAGCATTCCAGATAAGGAAAAGTTAGCGAACGACACGGACCGGAAGGTAACGTTCACCGGACTCACTCCAGGTCGGCTGTATAACATCACTGTCTGGACCGTGAGTGGAAAGGTGTCGAGTCAACCGATCCAGCGACAGGATCGTATGTTCCCCGATCCGATTACTATGCTAGAGGCAACTAGCATCAATGATACCTGGATTGCGCTGAAATGGGACATTCCGAAAGGAGAGTACACATCGTTCGAGGTTCAGTATCTGATGAACGATTCGCACTACGTGCAGAACTACACGGTTAACAATCACATTACCATTACCGATCTAAAACCGCACCGTAACTATACCATTACGGTGGTAGTCCGTTCCGGAACAGAATCGAGTGTGCTACGGGTTAGTCTGCCGATTTCGGCGAACTTCCAAACCAAGGAAGCACTACCGGGCAGGATGGATAAGTTTGCTCCGGTTGACATTCAACCGAGTGAAATTACCTTCGAGTGGTCATTGCCACCTAACGAACAAAATGGCATAATACGCCAGTTTACCATCACGTACGGGTTGGATGGTTCGCAGCACACGCAGGTTAAGGACTTCCGACCGAATGAGCTGCGCGGTTCGATCAAAGGACTGCAGCCCGGCAAATCGTACGTGTTCCGCATCCAGGCCAAAACGGCTATTGGCTATGGGCCGGAACACATCTGGAAGCAGAAGATGCCAATTCTAGCACCACCGAAACCCGAAACGCAAGTGGTTCCGACGGAAGTCGGCAGTAGCGCTACAACGATTGAAATACGCTTCCGCAAGCATTATTTCAGCGATCAGAATGGAGTCGTGACCACGTACACGATAATAATTGCCGAAGATGATTCGAAGAATGCATCCGGGTTGGAGATGCCTAGCTGGCGCGATGTGCAATCGTACAGTGTGTGGCCACCGTATCAGGTTATCGAACCGTACTATCCGTTCAAGAACAGCTCGGTGGAAGATTTCACTATCGGCACGGAGAACTGTGATGCGAAGAAGACGGGTTACTGCAATGGTCCGCTGAAATCAGGCACCACGTACAAGGTGAAGGTGCGAGCATTCACTGCACCGGATAAGTTCACCGATACGGCTTACAGTTATCCCATCCGTACAG CTCTTCTTTCGGTGGATG CTCAGGACAATACGTCGCTCATCGTCTCCATCACAGTGCCATTATTGATCATTGCAATGCTGGTTGTCTTGGTACTGTTCCTCCGTCGACGACGACACACCGGTCGAAAAACCACCGAACAACGGACCAATGACAATATGTCCCTTCCGGACAGTACCATCGAAACGAGTCGTCCAGTGTTGGTAAAGAATTTTGCCGAACACTATCGCATGATGTCAGCTGATTCCGATTTTAG ATTTAGTGAAGAGTTTGAAGAACTTAAACATGTCGGCCGCGACCAACCATGCACATTCGCGGATCTACCGTGCAATAGGCCTAAGAATCGATTTACCAACATTTTACCATATGACCATTCCCGATTTAAACTACAACCCGTAGACGATGAGGAAGGCTCGGACTATATCAACGCTAACTATGTGCCG GGTCATAACTCTCCGAGAGAATTTATTGTGACGCAAGGTCCGTTACATTCGACGCGGGACGATTTCTGGCGAATGTGCTGGGAAAGCAATTCGCGTGCAATTGTGATGCTGACGCGCACCTTTGAGAAAGGTCGCGAGAAGTGCGATCACTACTGGCCGCACGATACCGTACCAGTATATTACGGTGATATTAAAGTGACACTACTTAACGATAGCCATTACCCTGATTGGGTCATCACCGAGTTTATGATGACAAGA GGTGAGCAACAGCGTATCATACGCCATTTCCACTTCACGACGTGGCCCGACTTTGGTGTGCCAAATCCTCCTCAAACGCTCGCACGATTCGTGCGAGCCTTCCGCGAACGTGTTGGGCCCGACCAGCGACCGATCGTGGTGCACTGTAGTGCCGGTGTCGGTCGATCGGGCACCTTCATCACACTGGACAGAATATTGCAGCAAATACAGGTGTCCGATTACGTTGACATCTTTGGCATCGTCTGGGCAATGCGAAAAG AACGTGTCTGGATGGTACAAACGGAGCAGCAATATATATGTATTCATCAGTGTTTGCTGGTCGTGCTCGAGGGTAAGGAGGGCACGGAGCGTGAAATTCACGACAATCAGGGCTACGAAG atgAAAGTATATTAAACCAAACGATTTACGGTCACCTAAGCGATTCGCAAGTCCGGTTAACCAGTGTTTGA